One window of the Entelurus aequoreus isolate RoL-2023_Sb linkage group LG18, RoL_Eaeq_v1.1, whole genome shotgun sequence genome contains the following:
- the LOC133634260 gene encoding mucin-22-like encodes MVAGNYNKEEDMARTESIIFALLLAAAAIDAQPTTTTIPTTATAVATTATATTAATTIGHCAQLTTTTLRTSATATTAATTNANDAQLTAATIRTTAATTTAATTATATTAASTNANDAQLTATTIRTTAATTTATTTATATTAASTNAENTQLTTTTIRTTDTETTAATTATATTAVTPNADDAQLTTTVIQTTDTATTAATTAIATTAATPNADDAQLLTTTIRTTDAATTAATTAIATTAVTPNADDAQLTTTVIQTTDTATTAATTAIATTAATPNADDPQLLTTTIRTTDAATTAATTATATTAATPNADDAQLTTTVIQTTDTVTTAATTAIATTAATPNADDAQLLTTTIRTTDAATTAATTATATTAATPNADDAQLTTTVIQTTDTATTAATTAIATTAATPNADDAQLLTTTIRTTDAATTAATTATATTAATPNADDAQLTTTVIQTTDTATTAATTAIATTAATPNADDPQLLTTTIRTTDAATTAATTATATTAATPNADDAQLTTTVIQTTDTVTTAATTAIATTAATPNADDAQLLTTTIRTTDAETTAATTAIATTAATPNADDAQLLTTTIRTTDAATTAATTATATTAATPNADDAQLTTTVIQTTDTATTAATTAIATTAATPNADDAQLLTTTIRTTDAATTAATTATATTAATPNADDAQLTTTVIQTTDTATTAATTAIATTAATPNADDPQLLTTTIRTTDAATTAATTATATTAATPNADDAQLTTTVIQTTDTVTTAATTAIATTAATPNADDAQLLTTTIRTTDAATTAATTATATTAATPNADDAQLTTTVIQTTDTATTAATTAIATTAATPNADDPQLLTTTIRTTDAATTAATTATATTAATPNADDAQLTTTVIQTTDTATTAATTAIATTAATPNADDAQLLTTTIRTTDAATTAATTATATTAATPNADDAQLTTTVIQTTDTATTAATTAIATTAATPNADDPQLLTTTIRTTDAATTAATTATATTAATPNADDAQLTTTVIQTTDTVTTAATTAIATTAATPNADDAQLLTTTIRTTDAATTAATTATATTAATPNADDAQLTTTVIQTTDTATTAATTAIATTAATPNADDPQLLTTTIRTTDAATTAATTATATTAATPNADDAQLTTTVIQTTDTATTAAMTAIATTAATPNADDPQLLTTTIRTTDAATTAATTATATTAATPNADDAQLTTTVIQTTDTVTTAATTAIATTAATPNADDAQLLTTTIRTTDAATTAATTATATTAATPNADDAQLTTTVIQTTDTATTAATTAIATTAATPNADDPQLLTTTIRTTDAATTAATTATATTAATPNADDAQLTTTVIQTTDTATTAATTAIATTAATPNADDPQLLTTTIRTTDAATTAATTATATTAATPNADDAQLTTTVIQTTDTATTAAMTAIATTAATPNADDPQLLTTTIRTTDAATTAATTATATTAATPNADDAQLTTTVIQTTDTVTTAATTAIATTAATPNADDAQLLTTTIRTTDAATTAATTATATTAATPNADDAQLTTTVIQTTDTATTAATTAIATTAATPNADDPQLLTTTIRTTDAATTAATTATATTAATPNADDAQLTTTVIQTTDTATTAATTAIATTAATPNADDPQLLTTTIRTTDAATTAATTATATTAATPNADDAQLTTTVIQTTDTVTTAATTAIATTAATPNADDAQLLTTTIRTTDAATTAATTATATTAATPNADDAQLTTTVIQTTDTATTAATTAIATTAATPNADDPQLLTTTIRTTDAATTAATTATATTAATPNADDAQLTTTVIQTTDTATTAATTAIATTAATPNADDAQLLTTTIRTTDAATTAATTATATTAATPNADDAQLTTTVIQTTDTATTAATTATATTAATPNADDAQLLTTTIRTTDAATTAATTATATTDSTTGDDEAQLTTTTIGTTAAATTATTTSTATTAATANADDAQLTTTVIQTTDTATTAATTATATTAATTIGHCAQLTTTTLRTSATATTAATTATVTTAATTNANDAQLTATTIRTTAATTAASTATLDASRPAVVILVVISLTLPQMLIDFSAEAISILDNSIEKQLPALLAGAN; translated from the exons ATGGTCGCTGGAAACTACAACAAG GAAGAAGACATGGCAAGGACAGAATCCATCATATTTGCTCTGCTACTTGCAG CTGCTGCCATCGACGCCCAACCAACTACTACCACTATTCCCACCACAGCCACCGCTGTTGCTACTACAGCCACTGCTACAACTGCTGCCACCACTATTGGCCATTGCGCCCAACTAACTACTACCACTCTTCGAACCTCAGCCACCGCTACAACTGCTGCCACTACCAATGCCAATGACGCCCAACTAACCGCTGCCACTATTCGAACCACAGCCGCCACAACAACTGCTGCCACTACAGCCACCGCTACAACTGCCGCCTCCACCAATGCCAATGACGCCCAACTAACCGCTACCACTATTCGAACCACAGCCGCCACAACAACTGCTACCACTACAGCCACCGCTACAACTGCCGCCTCCACCAATGCCGAGAATACCCAACTAACCACTACCACTATTCGAACCACAGACACCGAAacaactgctgccacgacagccaccGCTACAACTGCTGTCACCCCCAATGCCGATGATGCCCAACTAACCACTACCGTTATTCAAACCACAGACACCGCAacaactgctgccacgacagccatCGCTACAACTGCTGCCACCCCCAATGCCGATGACGCCCAACTACTCACTACCACTATTCGAACCACGGACGCCGCAacaactgctgccacgacagccatCGCTACAACTGCTGTCACCCCCAATGCCGATGATGCCCAACTAACCACTACCGTTATTCAAACCACAGACACCGCAacaactgctgccacgacagccatCGCTACAACTGCTGCCACCCCCAATGCCGATGACCCCCAACTACTCACTACCACTATTCGAACCACGGACGCCGCAacaactgctgccacgacagccaccGCTACAACTGCTGCCACCCCCAATGCCGATGATGCCCAACTAACCACTACCGTTATTCAAACCACAGACACCGTAacaactgctgccacgacagccatCGCTACAACTGCTGCCACCCCCAATGCCGATGACGCCCAACTACTCACTACCACTATTCGAACCACGGACGCCGCAacaactgctgccacgacagccaccGCTACAACTGCTGCCACCCCCAATGCCGATGATGCCCAACTAACCACTACCGTTATTCAAACCACAGACACCGCAacaactgctgccacgacagccatCGCTACAACTGCTGCCACCCCCAATGCCGATGACGCCCAACTACTCACTACCACTATTCGAACCACGGACGCCGCAacaactgctgccacgacagccaccGCTACAACTGCTGCCACCCCCAATGCCGATGATGCCCAACTAACCACTACCGTTATTCAAACCACAGACACCGCAacaactgctgccacgacagccatCGCTACAACTGCTGCCACCCCCAATGCCGATGACCCCCAACTACTCACTACCACTATTCGAACCACGGACGCCGCAacaactgctgccacgacagccaccGCTACAACTGCTGCCACCCCCAATGCCGATGATGCCCAACTAACCACTACCGTTATTCAAACCACAGACACCGTAacaactgctgccacgacagccatCGCTACAACTGCTGCCACCCCCAATGCCGATGACGCCCAACTACTCACTACCACTATTCGAACCACAGACGCCGAAACAACCGCTGCCACGACAGCCATCGCTACAACTGCTGCCACCCCCAATGCCGATGACGCCCAACTACTCACTACCACTATTCGAACCACGGACGCCGCAacaactgctgccacgacagccaccGCTACAACTGCTGCCACCCCCAATGCCGATGATGCCCAACTAACCACTACCGTTATTCAAACCACAGACACCGCAacaactgctgccacgacagccatCGCTACAACTGCTGCCACCCCCAATGCCGATGACGCCCAACTACTCACTACCACTATTCGAACCACGGACGCCGCAacaactgctgccacgacagccaccGCTACAACTGCTGCCACCCCCAATGCCGATGATGCCCAACTAACCACTACCGTTATTCAAACCACAGACACCGCAacaactgctgccacgacagccatCGCTACAACTGCTGCCACCCCCAATGCCGATGACCCCCAACTACTCACTACCACTATTCGAACCACGGACGCCGCAacaactgctgccacgacagccaccGCTACAACTGCTGCCACCCCCAATGCCGATGATGCCCAACTAACCACTACCGTTATTCAAACCACAGACACCGTAacaactgctgccacgacagccatCGCTACAACTGCTGCCACCCCCAATGCCGATGACGCCCAACTACTCACTACCACTATTCGAACCACGGACGCCGCAacaactgctgccacgacagccaccGCTACAACTGCTGCCACCCCCAATGCCGATGATGCCCAACTAACCACTACCGTTATTCAAACCACAGACACCGCAacaactgctgccacgacagccatCGCTACAACTGCTGCCACCCCCAATGCCGATGACCCCCAACTACTCACTACCACTATTCGAACCACGGACGCCGCAacaactgctgccacgacagccaccGCTACAACTGCTGCCACCCCCAATGCCGATGATGCCCAACTAACCACTACCGTTATTCAAACCACAGACACCGCAacaactgctgccacgacagccatCGCTACAACTGCTGCCACCCCCAATGCCGATGACGCCCAACTACTCACTACCACTATTCGAACCACGGACGCCGCAacaactgctgccacgacagccaccGCTACAACTGCTGCCACCCCCAATGCCGATGATGCCCAACTAACCACTACCGTTATTCAAACCACAGACACCGCAacaactgctgccacgacagccatCGCTACAACTGCTGCCACCCCCAATGCCGATGACCCCCAACTACTCACTACCACTATTCGAACCACGGACGCCGCAacaactgctgccacgacagccaccGCTACAACTGCTGCCACCCCCAATGCCGATGATGCCCAACTAACCACTACCGTTATTCAAACCACAGACACCGTAacaactgctgccacgacagccatCGCTACAACTGCTGCCACCCCCAATGCCGATGACGCCCAACTACTCACTACCACTATTCGAACCACGGACGCCGCAacaactgctgccacgacagccaccGCTACAACTGCTGCCACCCCCAATGCCGATGATGCCCAACTAACCACTACCGTTATTCAAACCACAGACACCGCAacaactgctgccacgacagccatCGCTACAACTGCTGCCACCCCCAATGCCGATGACCCCCAACTACTCACTACCACTATTCGAACCACGGACGCCGCAacaactgctgccacgacagccaccGCTACAACTGCTGCCACCCCCAATGCCGATGATGCCCAACTAACCACTACCGTTATTCAAACCACAGACACCGCAACAACTGCTGCCATGACAGCCATCGCTACAACTGCTGCCACCCCCAATGCCGATGACCCCCAACTACTCACTACCACTATTCGAACCACGGACGCCGCAacaactgctgccacgacagccaccGCTACAACTGCTGCCACCCCCAATGCCGATGATGCCCAACTAACCACTACCGTTATTCAAACCACAGACACCGTAacaactgctgccacgacagccatCGCTACAACTGCTGCCACCCCCAATGCCGATGACGCCCAACTACTCACTACCACTATTCGAACCACGGACGCCGCAacaactgctgccacgacagccaccGCTACAACTGCTGCCACCCCCAATGCCGATGATGCCCAACTAACCACTACCGTTATTCAAACCACAGACACCGCAacaactgctgccacgacagccatCGCTACAACTGCTGCCACCCCCAATGCCGATGACCCCCAACTACTCACTACCACTATTCGAACCACGGACGCCGCAacaactgctgccacgacagccaccGCTACAACTGCTGCCACCCCCAATGCCGATGATGCCCAACTAACCACTACCGTTATTCAAACCACAGACACCGCAacaactgctgccacgacagccatCGCTACAACTGCTGCCACCCCCAATGCCGATGACCCCCAACTACTCACTACCACTATTCGAACCACGGACGCCGCAacaactgctgccacgacagccaccGCTACAACTGCTGCCACCCCCAATGCCGATGATGCCCAACTAACCACTACCGTTATTCAAACCACAGACACCGCAACAACTGCTGCCATGACAGCCATCGCTACAACTGCTGCCACCCCCAATGCCGATGACCCCCAACTACTCACTACCACTATTCGAACCACGGACGCCGCAacaactgctgccacgacagccaccGCTACAACTGCTGCCACCCCCAATGCCGATGATGCCCAACTAACCACTACCGTTATTCAAACCACAGACACCGTAacaactgctgccacgacagccatCGCTACAACTGCTGCCACCCCCAATGCCGATGACGCCCAACTACTCACTACCACTATTCGAACCACGGACGCCGCAacaactgctgccacgacagccaccGCTACAACTGCTGCCACCCCCAATGCCGATGATGCCCAACTAACCACTACCGTTATTCAAACCACAGACACCGCAacaactgctgccacgacagccatCGCTACAACTGCTGCCACCCCCAATGCCGATGACCCCCAACTACTCACTACCACTATTCGAACCACGGACGCCGCAacaactgctgccacgacagccaccGCTACAACTGCTGCCACCCCCAATGCCGATGATGCCCAACTAACCACTACCGTTATTCAAACCACAGACACCGCAacaactgctgccacgacagccatCGCTACAACTGCTGCCACCCCCAATGCCGATGACCCCCAACTACTCACTACCACTATTCGAACCACGGACGCCGCAacaactgctgccacgacagccaccGCTACAACTGCTGCCACCCCCAATGCCGATGATGCCCAACTAACCACTACCGTTATTCAAACCACAGACACCGTAacaactgctgccacgacagccatCGCTACAACTGCTGCCACCCCCAATGCCGATGACGCCCAACTACTCACTACCACTATTCGAACCACGGACGCCGCAacaactgctgccacgacagccaccGCTACAACTGCTGCCACCCCCAATGCCGATGATGCCCAACTAACCACTACCGTTATTCAAACCACAGACACCGCAacaactgctgccacgacagccatCGCTACAACTGCTGCCACCCCCAATGCCGATGACCCCCAACTACTCACTACCACTATTCGAACCACGGACGCCGCAacaactgctgccacgacagccaccGCTACAACTGCTGCCACCCCCAATGCCGATGATGCCCAACTAACCACTACCGTTATTCAAACCACAGACACCGCAacaactgctgccacgacagccatCGCTACAACTGCTGCCACCCCCAATGCCGATGACGCCCAACTACTCACTACCACTATTCGAACCACGGACGCCGCAacaactgctgccacgacagccaccGCTACAACTGCTGCCACCCCCAATGCCGATGATGCCCAACTAACCACTACCGTTATTCAAACCACAGACACCGCAacaactgctgccacgacagccaccGCTACAACTGCTGCCACCCCCAATGCCGATGACGCCCAACTACTCACTACCACTATTCGAACCACGGACGCCGCAacaactgctgccacgacagccaccGCTACAACTGATTCGACCACTGGTGACGATGAAGCCCAACTAACTACTACCACTATTGGAACCACAGCCGCCGCAACAACTGCTACTACTACATCCACCGCCACAACTGCTGCCACCGCCAATGCCGATGATGCCCAACTAACCACTACCGTTATTCAAACCACAGACACCGCAacaactgctgccacgacagccacTGCTACAACTGCTGCCACCACTATTGGCCATTGCGCCCAACTAACTACTACCACTCTTCGAACCTCAGCCACAGCTacaactgctgccacgacagccacTGTTACAACTGCTGCCACCACCAATGCCAATGACGCCCAACTAACCGCTACCACTATTCGAACCACAGCCGCCACAACTGCTGCCTCCACTGCCACCTTGGATGCTTCTCGGCCTGCGGTGGTCATCTTGGTCGTCATTTCCCTGACATTGCCACAGATGCTGATAGACTTTTC CGCAGAGGCCATCAGCATCCTGGACAACAGCATTGAAAAACAGCTACCGGCACTGCTGGCGGGCGCCAATTGA